One window of Sphingobacteriales bacterium genomic DNA carries:
- the gap gene encoding type I glyceraldehyde-3-phosphate dehydrogenase, which produces MSNFKIAINGFGRIGRLVLRTFLQRQIPGVSIVAVNDLTDNPTLAHLFKYDTAHGIFNGTVSADDEFIHVNGIAIDALAERDPTKLPWKDMGVDLVLECTGIFTAKEKATWHLDAGAKKVLLSAPSKDDVKTIVLGINEHDLSPDDLIISNASCTTNCLAPMVKVLDDNFGVVEGLFTTVHAYTADQNLQDGPHKDLRRARAAALNIVPTSTGAADAIVKAIPKLNGKLTGVATRVPVITGSLTDFNCILEKQPKKEEINEAFRIAAETNLKGILEYSTAPLVSSDIVSNPYSCIFDSKLTYRIGNMTKIVGWYDNETGYANRLLELAIKMAALKN; this is translated from the coding sequence ATGTCCAATTTCAAAATTGCAATAAACGGCTTCGGGCGAATTGGTCGTTTGGTGTTGCGTACCTTTTTGCAGCGTCAAATTCCGGGTGTATCTATCGTTGCTGTCAACGATTTGACCGACAATCCAACCTTAGCGCATTTGTTCAAATATGATACTGCTCATGGTATATTTAATGGTACGGTCAGTGCAGATGACGAATTTATCCATGTAAATGGAATTGCCATTGATGCTTTGGCAGAAAGAGACCCGACTAAACTTCCATGGAAAGACATGGGCGTTGATTTAGTACTTGAATGTACGGGTATTTTCACCGCTAAAGAAAAAGCGACATGGCATCTTGATGCCGGAGCTAAAAAAGTGTTGCTATCTGCACCCAGTAAAGATGATGTAAAAACCATTGTGTTGGGCATTAACGAGCATGATTTAAGCCCCGATGATTTGATTATTTCAAACGCATCCTGTACCACCAATTGCCTTGCACCGATGGTCAAAGTGTTGGACGATAATTTTGGAGTTGTCGAAGGTTTGTTTACCACAGTTCATGCCTATACAGCAGACCAAAACCTTCAGGACGGACCCCATAAAGATCTTCGCCGTGCCCGTGCTGCAGCGTTAAATATAGTTCCGACTTCTACCGGTGCTGCCGATGCCATTGTGAAAGCAATTCCTAAATTGAACGGAAAATTAACGGGAGTTGCCACCCGTGTTCCGGTCATTACCGGTTCGCTGACCGATTTTAATTGTATTCTCGAAAAACAACCTAAGAAAGAAGAGATCAATGAGGCCTTTAGAATTGCCGCTGAAACCAATTTAAAAGGTATTTTGGAATATAGCACAGCTCCTTTGGTTTCGAGCGATATTGTCAGCAACCCGTACTCTTGCATTTTCGATTCCAAACTGACTTACCGGATTGGAAACATGACCAAAATAGTCGGATGGTATGACAATGAAACCGGTTATGCAAACAGGCTTTTAGAACTTGCCATTAAGATGGCGGCACTTAAAAACTAA
- a CDS encoding sigma-70 family RNA polymerase sigma factor, which produces MLNISDQEILEKFRVPATKEAAFGLLMKKYQEKIYWIIRRIVLDHDDANDVCQNVFVKVWKSLDAFKENSQLYTWLYRIATNESITFLNQKKKRASIQISTEDYDLTKQLEADPFFEGDKLQIELQNAIASLPEKQRAVFLLRYYDEMKYDDMSEVLDTSVGALKASYHHAVKKIEKYLTRL; this is translated from the coding sequence ATGTTAAATATCAGCGACCAGGAAATATTAGAGAAGTTCAGAGTACCGGCCACTAAGGAAGCAGCATTTGGTCTGCTCATGAAAAAATATCAGGAGAAAATCTATTGGATTATCAGACGGATTGTGTTAGACCACGATGATGCAAATGATGTTTGCCAGAATGTATTTGTTAAAGTTTGGAAAAGTTTGGATGCCTTTAAAGAAAACTCACAACTTTATACCTGGCTGTACCGGATTGCGACCAATGAATCAATTACCTTTTTAAATCAAAAAAAGAAACGGGCTTCCATTCAAATCAGTACAGAAGATTACGACCTGACCAAACAATTAGAAGCAGACCCGTTTTTTGAAGGGGATAAACTTCAGATAGAACTTCAAAATGCCATTGCCTCACTGCCCGAGAAGCAACGCGCCGTATTTTTATTGCGCTACTACGATGAAATGAAATACGACGACATGTCTGAAGTGCTCGATACTTCAGTTGGCGCACTCAAAGCTTCTTATCATCACGCGGTTAAGAAAATTGAAAAATATCTTACAAGGCTTTAA
- the lpxK gene encoding tetraacyldisaccharide 4'-kinase, with protein sequence MKLKAKRLLKFILLPITAIYAGLTGLRNFFYDSGWLTSQSFPVPLISIGNLSVGGTGKTPHIEYLIKLLHPQFRLATLSRGYKRKTTGFLTADRHSDADLIGDEPLQIKMKFPEITVAVGENRTSALHALLQQKPQIEVVLLDDAFQHRRVKPKLSVLLTDYQNLFTRDLPLPSGRLRECFSGYRRADIIIVSKCPESLSPKEKSDIRKEINPKKHQSLYFSYLQYGNYLHSLTDEAQKIDLSTLPEFVVLLVCGIANPGYLTDFLRSNANQVKTMVFKDHHVFTPKDLKLINQKFHQITEPNKIIITTEKDSMRLLPFQQELRQLNLPVYCLSVEVSFLPEEAEALKQDILRAIRS encoded by the coding sequence GTGAAACTAAAAGCTAAACGCCTCTTAAAATTTATTTTGTTGCCCATAACGGCAATTTATGCCGGTCTGACCGGTTTGCGCAACTTTTTTTATGATTCCGGATGGCTGACTTCCCAATCTTTTCCGGTACCTCTTATCTCGATAGGCAATTTGAGTGTGGGCGGAACCGGTAAAACACCCCATATTGAATATTTAATCAAATTGCTGCACCCGCAGTTCCGACTTGCTACCCTAAGCAGGGGATATAAACGCAAAACTACCGGTTTTTTAACCGCAGACCGCCATTCAGATGCTGATTTGATAGGCGACGAACCCTTGCAGATAAAAATGAAGTTCCCCGAAATTACAGTAGCTGTCGGCGAAAACAGGACTTCCGCCCTCCATGCGTTATTGCAGCAAAAACCCCAAATAGAGGTCGTTTTATTAGACGATGCGTTTCAGCACAGGAGAGTTAAGCCCAAACTATCGGTATTATTGACCGATTACCAAAATTTGTTTACCCGAGATTTGCCACTTCCTTCGGGCAGACTCCGCGAATGTTTTTCGGGATACCGGCGGGCTGATATCATCATCGTATCGAAATGTCCCGAAAGTCTATCTCCAAAAGAAAAATCCGACATTCGCAAAGAAATCAATCCGAAAAAGCACCAAAGCCTTTATTTTTCATATCTCCAATATGGCAATTATCTGCACTCATTGACAGATGAGGCGCAAAAAATAGACTTATCAACCCTCCCTGAATTTGTGGTATTGCTTGTCTGTGGAATTGCCAACCCAGGTTACCTGACCGATTTTTTGCGCTCAAACGCTAATCAGGTTAAAACTATGGTTTTTAAAGACCACCATGTGTTTACTCCGAAGGATCTGAAACTGATCAATCAAAAATTCCACCAAATAACCGAACCCAATAAAATCATCATTACCACCGAAAAAGATTCCATGCGCCTGTTGCCGTTTCAACAAGAACTGCGACAACTCAACCTGCCTGTTTACTGCCTTTCGGTAGAGGTCAGTTTTTTACCGGAAGAAGCAGAAGCCCTGAAACAGGATATTTTGAGGGCAATCCGCAGCTAA
- a CDS encoding class I SAM-dependent DNA methyltransferase — protein sequence MTLSWNEIKDRALKFSKEWADTSNEEADAKPFLVEFFNVFGITSKRVSTFEHRVKKLDDKDGYIDLLWKGTILIEMKSRGKNLDKAYSQAIEYTHGLKEHELPKYILISDFENFRLYDLDENKTVDFKLNDLVNNVQHFGYLLGYQKKVYKEQDPANIKAAELMGKLHDRLEEIGYTGHPLEVYLVRILFCLFAEDTTIFNKQQFQEYIEQRTNIDGSDLAAKLQELFQVLNTPKENRFKNLDEQLADFPYVNGKLFEEILPTASFDSKMRQALLDCSYIDWSKISPAIFGSMFQSVMNPKERRNLGAHYTSETNILKLIKPLFLDELWKEFESIKDNKNKLPEFHKKLSTIKFLDPACGCGNFLVITYRELRLLEFEVLKALNKSGQTFLDVSQILWINVDQFSGIEYEEFPARIAEVAMWLIDHQMNMLVSSEFGQYFIRLPLKKSANIVHADALETDWENVVSKNELSFIIGNPPFIGSKIMKQNQRDQIVKEFDNADGSGVLDYVTGWYIKAAKYIQDTKIKAAFVSTNSIVQGEQTSILWGQMLNKYNIKIHFAHRTFKWSNEAKGNAAVYCVIVGFANYDTANKSIFEYEDIKGEAHELKAKNINPYLVDAKDIFIGKRRKPICNVPEISFGSMPNDGGNFLFTDEEKNEFVAKEPNSEKFFRPLISAHEFLNGHKRWCLWLKNANPTDLKVAKLVTERVENVRKLRAESTRQATQKLAAFPTLFGEDRQPESDYVLIPLHSSENRKYIPIGFFDKNSIANNSCSFIPNAKLYHFGILMSSIHMAWVKNMCGRIKSDYRYSNELVYNNYPFPDNPNEKQVKAIETAAQKILDARLQFPNSSLADLYDPLTMPPALVKAHNELDKAVDLAYRPQAFTSEANRMVFLFELYEKYTADLFTKEKQKKTKKTTA from the coding sequence ATGACTTTAAGTTGGAACGAAATAAAAGACCGAGCATTAAAATTCTCAAAAGAATGGGCTGACACTTCAAACGAAGAAGCAGATGCAAAACCATTTTTAGTTGAGTTTTTTAACGTGTTCGGCATTACGAGCAAACGAGTTTCGACTTTTGAGCATAGAGTAAAAAAATTGGACGACAAAGACGGTTACATTGACTTGCTTTGGAAAGGAACAATCTTAATTGAAATGAAAAGTCGGGGCAAAAACCTTGACAAAGCCTATTCACAAGCCATTGAATACACTCACGGACTAAAAGAACACGAACTTCCCAAATACATTCTCATTTCGGATTTTGAAAATTTTCGACTTTACGACCTTGATGAAAATAAAACGGTTGACTTTAAACTCAACGACCTTGTAAACAACGTTCAGCATTTTGGTTACTTATTGGGCTACCAAAAGAAAGTTTACAAAGAACAAGACCCGGCAAACATTAAAGCAGCCGAGTTGATGGGGAAACTTCACGACAGATTGGAAGAAATCGGCTACACCGGACACCCGTTAGAAGTTTACTTGGTTCGTATTCTGTTTTGCTTATTTGCTGAAGACACGACCATTTTCAACAAACAACAATTTCAAGAATACATTGAACAACGCACCAACATTGACGGAAGCGACCTTGCAGCCAAATTGCAAGAACTGTTTCAAGTGTTGAACACACCCAAAGAAAACCGATTTAAAAACCTTGACGAACAACTTGCAGACTTTCCGTATGTAAACGGAAAACTGTTTGAAGAAATCTTGCCTACGGCAAGTTTCGACAGCAAAATGCGACAAGCACTTTTAGACTGTTCGTATATTGATTGGAGCAAAATTTCGCCTGCCATTTTCGGCTCTATGTTTCAAAGCGTAATGAACCCGAAAGAACGCAGAAATTTAGGAGCACATTACACCAGCGAAACCAACATTTTAAAACTCATTAAACCGCTTTTTCTTGACGAACTTTGGAAAGAGTTTGAAAGCATAAAAGACAACAAAAACAAACTTCCCGAATTTCATAAAAAACTAAGCACAATCAAATTTCTTGACCCTGCTTGCGGTTGCGGAAACTTCCTTGTAATTACATACAGAGAATTACGTTTGTTAGAATTTGAAGTGTTGAAAGCACTCAACAAATCGGGACAAACATTTTTGGACGTTAGCCAAATTCTTTGGATAAACGTTGACCAATTTAGCGGAATTGAATACGAAGAATTTCCTGCCCGAATTGCCGAAGTTGCAATGTGGCTGATTGACCACCAAATGAATATGTTGGTGAGTAGCGAGTTTGGACAATACTTTATTCGTTTACCATTAAAAAAATCCGCAAACATTGTTCACGCTGATGCATTAGAAACCGATTGGGAAAATGTAGTTTCTAAAAACGAACTTTCTTTTATCATTGGAAATCCACCTTTCATTGGTTCTAAAATAATGAAGCAAAATCAGCGTGACCAAATTGTAAAAGAATTTGACAATGCAGACGGAAGCGGAGTTTTAGACTATGTAACAGGTTGGTATATAAAAGCAGCCAAATACATTCAAGACACAAAAATTAAGGCGGCATTCGTTTCTACAAATTCAATAGTTCAAGGCGAGCAAACGAGTATTCTTTGGGGACAAATGCTCAATAAATACAATATCAAAATTCATTTTGCTCACCGAACTTTTAAATGGAGCAACGAAGCCAAAGGAAATGCAGCCGTTTATTGTGTGATAGTTGGCTTCGCCAACTACGACACTGCAAACAAGAGTATTTTTGAATATGAAGACATTAAAGGAGAAGCCCACGAACTGAAAGCAAAAAATATCAATCCGTATTTGGTTGATGCAAAAGATATTTTCATTGGCAAACGCAGAAAGCCAATTTGCAATGTGCCTGAAATATCTTTTGGTAGTATGCCAAATGATGGCGGTAACTTCTTATTTACAGACGAAGAAAAAAATGAATTTGTAGCGAAAGAACCAAATTCAGAAAAGTTTTTTAGACCACTTATTTCTGCACACGAGTTTCTTAATGGTCATAAGCGTTGGTGTTTGTGGCTTAAAAATGCCAATCCGACTGACTTAAAAGTAGCAAAACTTGTAACTGAACGAGTTGAAAACGTTAGAAAACTAAGAGCCGAAAGCACAAGACAAGCCACTCAAAAACTTGCAGCTTTCCCAACATTATTTGGAGAAGATAGACAACCTGAAAGTGATTATGTATTAATTCCTCTTCATTCTTCTGAAAATAGAAAATATATTCCGATTGGTTTTTTTGACAAAAATTCTATTGCAAATAATAGTTGCTCATTTATCCCAAATGCAAAACTGTATCATTTTGGAATTTTAATGTCAAGTATTCATATGGCTTGGGTAAAAAATATGTGTGGTCGTATTAAAAGTGATTATCGTTACTCAAATGAATTGGTATATAACAACTACCCTTTCCCAGACAACCCAAACGAGAAACAAGTAAAAGCCATTGAAACCGCAGCACAAAAAATATTAGATGCAAGACTGCAATTTCCTAACAGTTCTCTTGCCGACCTTTACGACCCGTTGACAATGCCACCTGCATTAGTAAAAGCACACAACGAATTGGACAAAGCAGTTGATTTGGCTTACAGACCACAAGCATTTACAAGTGAAGCAAACAGAATGGTATTTTTATTTGAACTTTACGAAAAATATACAGCAGACTTATTTACAAAAGAGAAACAAAAAAAGACTAAAAAAACAACAGCGTGA
- a CDS encoding tyrosine-type recombinase/integrase: MIKASKILHKEEPRIKIDCPYNLEFIALLRQIEGAKYSQTHRAWHIPYSKEAYEKLQSLFPKILIEKSEKAEKTKVASAICQKEKVSSPYISSVLVEVAGRKIIIKLPKNELDTKFILALRFSKWDKVQKVWIIPNYSNNLELIKEYFKDRISKIIVHKEIEIKTNKETVHLVEAKDVLCIKTSTGRLKLIFGFNKVLTIAIKKMPFWSWDSKNKWWTIPFTDNLLVQIQEVAKSEGLNFSFEEEKADSNKVARKTQFDIPNYRPCPEKMILKLKELRYSEKTIKTYKSLFEELINHYPTFEIDKIDEQKIIAFCQYLVIDRKVSASYQNQAINAIKFYYERVLGGQRKFYFLQRPDKEKALPTVLNTEEIKCILKTAENLKHKAILTTIYSAGLRISELINLKIKDIDSERKQIRIEQGKGKKDRYTLLSIKTLDLLRSYFKEYKPKEWLFEGQEGGPYSTRSIQTFFQEVCKKAGIKKKVSVHTLRHSFATHLLENGTDLRYIQVLLGHESSKTTEVYTHVTTKGFDQIKSPLDSLDI; encoded by the coding sequence ATGATAAAAGCAAGCAAAATTCTTCATAAAGAAGAACCAAGAATTAAAATAGATTGTCCTTACAATCTAGAATTTATTGCCCTACTTCGCCAAATAGAAGGAGCAAAATATAGCCAAACCCACAGGGCATGGCACATTCCATATTCCAAAGAAGCATATGAAAAGCTACAATCGCTCTTTCCAAAAATACTAATAGAGAAATCTGAAAAGGCAGAAAAAACGAAAGTCGCTTCTGCAATCTGCCAAAAAGAAAAAGTGAGTTCACCCTATATTTCCTCCGTTTTGGTGGAAGTAGCCGGACGAAAAATTATAATAAAACTCCCTAAAAATGAGTTAGACACAAAATTTATTTTGGCTTTGCGTTTTTCAAAATGGGACAAAGTGCAAAAAGTTTGGATAATTCCGAATTATTCGAACAACTTAGAACTCATTAAAGAGTATTTTAAAGACAGAATTTCAAAAATTATAGTACACAAAGAAATAGAAATTAAAACAAATAAGGAAACGGTTCATTTAGTAGAAGCTAAAGATGTTTTATGTATCAAAACATCAACCGGTAGGCTCAAACTCATCTTTGGTTTTAATAAAGTGCTCACTATTGCCATCAAAAAAATGCCTTTTTGGAGTTGGGATAGCAAAAATAAGTGGTGGACGATACCATTTACAGATAACTTGTTGGTTCAAATACAAGAAGTTGCAAAAAGCGAAGGCTTGAATTTTAGTTTTGAAGAAGAAAAAGCAGACTCAAACAAGGTTGCCCGAAAAACACAATTCGACATACCCAACTATCGCCCTTGTCCTGAAAAAATGATACTAAAACTTAAAGAGTTGCGATATAGCGAAAAAACCATTAAGACCTACAAAAGCCTCTTTGAGGAATTGATCAACCATTATCCAACGTTTGAAATAGACAAAATTGACGAGCAAAAAATCATTGCATTTTGTCAATATTTGGTCATTGACCGTAAAGTATCCGCTTCCTATCAAAATCAGGCAATTAATGCCATTAAATTTTATTACGAAAGGGTGCTTGGAGGGCAACGCAAGTTTTATTTTTTGCAAAGACCCGACAAAGAAAAGGCTTTACCCACAGTGTTAAATACAGAAGAAATTAAATGCATTTTAAAGACAGCAGAGAACCTCAAACACAAAGCAATCCTGACGACAATATATTCGGCAGGACTGCGAATTAGCGAACTCATCAACTTAAAAATTAAAGATATTGACTCTGAAAGAAAACAAATCAGAATAGAGCAAGGTAAAGGGAAAAAAGACCGCTATACATTGCTCTCTATCAAAACCCTTGACTTATTGAGATCTTATTTTAAAGAATACAAACCCAAAGAGTGGTTATTTGAAGGGCAAGAAGGTGGGCCGTATTCGACAAGAAGCATACAGACATTTTTTCAAGAAGTTTGTAAAAAAGCAGGGATAAAAAAGAAAGTAAGCGTTCATACTTTGCGCCATAGTTTTGCAACTCATCTATTGGAAAACGGGACAGATTTGCGCTACATACAGGTATTGTTGGGACACGAAAGCTCTAAAACCACAGAAGTATATACTCACGTAACCACCAAAGGTTTCGACCAAATAAAAAGTCCGTTAGATAGTTTGGATATATAA
- a CDS encoding YIP1 family protein gives MGTFWSDYLLTIIQPQQSFNKLLAKENYFQLGFGYISIPIIAYTLMYIFLTIGNGAPSVFTPWLNISKESYYAVNRFMLAPSMILCWFVTSSFIQVFARFFNGVGEYEQTLSAIALSISIAMWGGLLHDLPMSFLSAVGVIDARQHEIDMNSPTIFRTLLWIAYSIYFIAFLVLFPIAVKTVHKLSWLKSGFIGIFAFLIFQIVFLIFNR, from the coding sequence TTGTTGGCTAAAGAAAATTACTTTCAGCTTGGATTTGGTTATATTTCCATTCCAATTATTGCCTATACTTTGATGTATATTTTTCTGACCATTGGCAACGGAGCGCCCTCAGTATTTACACCATGGCTCAATATTTCTAAAGAAAGTTATTATGCTGTTAACCGGTTTATGTTAGCTCCAAGCATGATATTATGTTGGTTCGTTACCTCTTCGTTTATTCAAGTCTTTGCCCGGTTTTTTAATGGAGTTGGCGAATATGAACAAACATTGTCTGCCATTGCATTGAGCATCAGTATCGCTATGTGGGGAGGATTGTTACACGACCTTCCTATGAGTTTTTTAAGTGCGGTTGGAGTAATTGATGCGCGACAGCATGAAATTGATATGAATTCACCGACAATTTTCAGAACCCTGCTTTGGATAGCCTATTCCATTTACTTTATCGCATTCCTTGTTCTGTTTCCAATTGCCGTAAAAACAGTACACAAGTTATCCTGGTTAAAAAGCGGTTTTATCGGAATTTTTGCTTTCCTGATATTCCAAATTGTGTTTCTGATTTTTAACAGATAG
- a CDS encoding phosphoglycerate kinase yields the protein MKTIADYQFSGTKTLMRVDFNVPLDDELQVTDNTRIKGALPSIRKILSDGGSVVLMSHLGRPKNGPEHKFSLSHVVSELSGLLGSEVKVKFVDDCIGSKVREAVADLQSNEVLLLENVRFYPEEQKGDENFAKALAGLGCSVYVNDAFGTAHRPDASVFTVAQFFTPDKRMFGFLMAKEVATAQKIIHQPEHPFTAILGGAKVSDKILLIDNLLDKVDNLLIGGGMAYTFHQARGGTIGKSLVEPDKIELATQLLKKAASNGVQLLLPEDSLIADAFSNEAKTQISSSMVIPSDWMGLDIGPKAREQFAAVIRNSKTIFWNGPMGVFEMETFSNGTRSIAEAVAYATQHNGAFSLIGGGDSVAAINQMELQDKVSYVSTGGGAMLELLEGKDLPGISAID from the coding sequence ATGAAAACAATAGCCGATTATCAGTTCTCCGGTACAAAAACCCTAATGAGGGTAGATTTCAATGTGCCGCTCGATGATGAACTACAAGTAACCGACAATACCCGGATTAAAGGTGCTTTGCCAAGCATCAGAAAAATCTTGTCAGATGGCGGCAGTGTTGTCTTAATGTCGCATTTGGGAAGACCTAAAAACGGGCCGGAACATAAATTTTCCCTGAGTCATGTTGTTTCCGAACTGTCCGGACTTTTGGGCAGTGAGGTCAAAGTTAAATTTGTGGATGATTGTATTGGCAGCAAAGTCAGAGAAGCGGTTGCTGATTTGCAATCCAACGAAGTCTTGTTGCTCGAAAACGTGCGTTTTTATCCCGAAGAGCAAAAAGGGGATGAAAATTTTGCCAAAGCATTGGCAGGATTGGGATGTTCGGTGTATGTAAATGATGCTTTTGGAACTGCTCATCGTCCCGATGCCTCCGTTTTTACCGTTGCACAATTTTTTACCCCCGACAAACGGATGTTTGGATTTTTGATGGCCAAAGAAGTGGCAACTGCCCAAAAAATCATCCATCAACCCGAGCACCCATTTACGGCAATTCTTGGCGGGGCCAAAGTATCGGATAAAATTTTACTCATTGACAATCTGCTGGACAAAGTGGACAACCTGTTGATTGGCGGGGGGATGGCCTATACTTTTCATCAGGCAAGGGGCGGAACGATTGGAAAATCGTTGGTTGAGCCCGACAAAATTGAATTGGCCACCCAGTTATTGAAAAAAGCAGCTTCCAATGGCGTGCAGTTGTTGCTGCCCGAAGATTCTTTAATAGCCGATGCTTTTTCTAACGAGGCGAAAACTCAAATATCTTCCAGCATGGTTATTCCCTCCGACTGGATGGGATTAGATATCGGACCCAAAGCCCGCGAACAGTTTGCAGCGGTTATCAGAAATTCAAAGACAATTTTCTGGAACGGGCCAATGGGCGTTTTTGAGATGGAAACGTTTAGCAATGGTACCCGAAGCATTGCCGAAGCCGTTGCTTATGCTACTCAGCACAACGGGGCATTTTCTTTGATTGGCGGCGGCGATTCAGTAGCAGCCATCAACCAAATGGAACTTCAGGACAAAGTCAGCTATGTTTCTACCGGAGGAGGGGCAATGCTGGAACTGTTGGAAGGGAAAGATTTGCCCGGAATATCGGCGATTGATTAG
- a CDS encoding AraC family transcriptional regulator, producing MEANIYIPLQLKGIASMIWEQKSNSSQRWKILPSGYIELIFNLGEKMEDLSGKKVGQSFNPTENFCFLSGLHTQPLCMTYSQFHVMGVRLEPVAAKSLFKIPCFELKDWALKGEEIFHNKAYVEDAIRSFSDFQLRAKWLEQYLYALICENPELYLALKISKLLKQVADYRKIGTPVKLEDFTGYSRMHTYRLFKDWFGLSPSYSISLQQFISSVNAIHTQHESLTHLAFDHGFYDSSHFIRIFRQYAEMTPGQYLQQKSNLIGQFPC from the coding sequence GTGGAGGCAAACATTTATATCCCGCTACAACTCAAAGGAATTGCTTCTATGATTTGGGAGCAAAAAAGCAATAGTTCACAGCGTTGGAAAATTCTTCCCAGCGGGTATATTGAGTTGATTTTCAATCTTGGCGAAAAAATGGAAGACCTGAGCGGGAAAAAGGTAGGCCAAAGTTTTAACCCTACCGAAAACTTTTGCTTTCTTTCAGGTTTGCATACACAACCGCTTTGTATGACTTATTCACAGTTTCATGTGATGGGCGTTCGATTGGAACCGGTTGCAGCTAAATCATTATTTAAAATACCCTGTTTCGAGCTAAAAGACTGGGCATTAAAAGGAGAAGAAATCTTTCACAATAAAGCGTATGTAGAGGATGCTATCCGGTCATTTTCCGATTTTCAGTTACGGGCAAAATGGCTTGAACAGTATTTGTATGCTTTGATTTGCGAAAACCCGGAGTTGTATTTAGCGTTGAAAATATCGAAATTGTTGAAACAGGTGGCTGATTACCGAAAAATCGGCACTCCGGTTAAACTGGAAGATTTTACCGGATATTCGAGAATGCACACTTACCGTTTGTTCAAAGATTGGTTCGGACTTTCACCGTCTTACAGCATTTCTCTTCAACAATTTATCAGTTCGGTCAACGCCATTCACACTCAGCACGAATCTTTAACTCATTTGGCCTTTGATCATGGGTTTTATGATTCCTCCCATTTTATCAGAATATTCAGGCAATATGCTGAAATGACACCGGGTCAGTATCTTCAACAAAAATCAAATCTGATTGGACAATTTCCCTGTTAA